In the Petrotoga sp. 9PWA.NaAc.5.4 genome, one interval contains:
- a CDS encoding iron ABC transporter permease, producing MKKKSMQGELPLALFLVFLSFILLIVFTANGSVKVPFKEVCLSLIGKQSNQVYKNLIINVRMPRVVGSFLIGSILAICGNVLQLVIQNPLADPYILGISSGASFGAVLYTALSSIYGFSLFMGLEGFSFFFGILTILLVLLLARQGKKLPVLSLVLSGVIVSFLFNSFTTLFTVMYWRNLIHINIWLMGSTADLIWNDVLKLFLVLIFQFFIVLLFSKQLNVLSMGDEMAVFSGINPDRLKIFLIIINVFAVSFTVSQAGIIGFVGLIIPHIIRMIKGPHSLISNFYSLFIGGIFMMTADFISRTLFAPTELPIGVVTSIVGAPIFIYVMRRKEKL from the coding sequence TTGAAAAAGAAATCTATGCAAGGGGAACTACCCCTTGCTTTATTTTTGGTGTTTCTTAGTTTTATCCTTTTAATCGTTTTTACTGCCAATGGAAGTGTGAAAGTGCCTTTTAAAGAAGTATGCTTGTCATTAATAGGGAAACAATCAAACCAAGTCTACAAGAATTTAATAATAAATGTAAGAATGCCAAGAGTTGTGGGAAGTTTTTTGATTGGTAGTATTCTTGCAATTTGTGGAAATGTTTTACAACTTGTGATACAAAATCCTTTAGCAGATCCGTATATTTTAGGAATATCTTCGGGAGCAAGTTTTGGAGCAGTACTGTATACGGCTTTGAGTAGTATTTATGGTTTTTCTCTTTTTATGGGATTAGAAGGGTTCTCATTCTTTTTTGGTATTTTAACTATATTGTTAGTACTTTTGTTAGCAAGACAAGGTAAAAAGCTTCCTGTTCTTTCTTTAGTTTTAAGTGGAGTAATAGTAAGCTTTCTTTTTAATTCTTTTACAACATTATTTACAGTTATGTATTGGAGGAACTTAATCCATATTAATATATGGTTAATGGGTAGTACGGCGGATTTGATCTGGAACGATGTTTTAAAGTTATTTTTAGTTTTAATTTTTCAATTTTTTATTGTTTTGTTATTCTCAAAACAATTAAATGTATTATCGATGGGGGATGAAATGGCTGTATTTTCTGGTATTAATCCAGACCGTTTAAAAATATTTTTAATAATAATTAATGTTTTTGCGGTTTCTTTTACAGTATCTCAGGCAGGTATAATAGGATTTGTAGGTCTAATAATACCTCATATAATTAGAATGATCAAAGGTCCACATTCTTTAATTTCAAATTTCTACTCGCTTTTTATTGGTGGAATATTTATGATGACTGCGGATTTTATATCTCGTACATTGTTTGCACCGACAGAATTACCAATCGGTGTAGTGACATCGATTGTAGGAGCTCCAATCTTTATATATGTAATGAGGAGAAAAGAGAAGTTATGA
- a CDS encoding PfkB family carbohydrate kinase, producing the protein MATIDIIGGIFIDVYIFKDNKNYVHDSNITIIPGGCGLNVAIGLSRLGHKVRIFGNIGSDFMGEYCLKILSEYGVDTNWIQKLNYPTPTFITINEKPLAVSRKVADLDILLSKNKADYLFITTEVNSNIVNSSIFMNYKKTFFDIGPRPKIINKKYENVIYIGNEKECEKFSFNCDIVKLGLNGVRWGDIKLEGNKEEAPYKIGMGDVFDVFLIDGILNNKEKEIILKSAITKSESVMKELGALNKIIKFPKSH; encoded by the coding sequence ATGGCAACTATTGATATAATAGGCGGCATTTTTATTGATGTATATATCTTTAAAGATAATAAAAATTATGTTCACGATTCAAATATCACAATAATTCCAGGAGGATGTGGTTTGAATGTAGCTATAGGTTTATCAAGATTAGGACATAAAGTCAGAATATTTGGGAATATTGGAAGTGACTTTATGGGGGAATATTGTTTAAAAATACTTTCGGAGTATGGTGTGGATACCAACTGGATTCAAAAATTGAATTACCCCACACCTACCTTTATTACTATTAATGAAAAACCTTTAGCTGTATCAAGAAAAGTGGCGGATCTTGATATATTACTTTCTAAAAATAAAGCTGATTATTTGTTTATAACAACGGAAGTGAATTCTAATATTGTTAATAGTAGTATTTTTATGAACTATAAAAAAACGTTTTTCGATATAGGGCCAAGACCTAAAATTATAAATAAAAAATATGAAAATGTAATATACATAGGAAATGAAAAAGAATGCGAGAAATTCTCTTTTAATTGCGATATTGTTAAATTAGGTCTAAATGGTGTTCGATGGGGAGACATAAAATTAGAAGGAAATAAAGAAGAAGCACCGTATAAAATAGGAATGGGAGATGTTTTTGATGTATTTTTAATTGACGGCATTTTAAATAACAAAGAAAAAGAAATTATATTGAAAAGTGCAATAACTAAATCAGAAAGTGTAATGAAAGAATTAGGAGCTTTAAATAAAATAATTAAGTTTCCCAAGAGTCACTGA
- the def gene encoding peptide deformylase → MEVRIIGDPILRKRAKKVVEFNSKLKEIINDMFSTMYLYDGVGLAAPQVGISLRFFIMDSREDNDKGKKIVINPEINEFLGENVLYEEGCLSIPDIFENIERPEGIKVRYQDIDGNFIEEELHGYQARIFQHEFDHLEGILFTDKLPIIKKTMVKKDLIKLIEKGKKRALELGDV, encoded by the coding sequence ATGGAAGTAAGAATTATAGGAGATCCTATTCTTAGAAAGAGAGCTAAAAAAGTTGTTGAATTTAATAGTAAATTAAAAGAAATAATCAATGACATGTTTTCTACAATGTATTTATACGATGGAGTTGGTTTAGCAGCTCCACAAGTAGGTATTTCGTTAAGATTTTTCATTATGGATTCAAGAGAAGATAATGACAAAGGTAAAAAAATTGTAATAAATCCTGAAATAAATGAATTTTTAGGGGAAAATGTGCTTTACGAAGAAGGTTGTTTAAGCATACCAGATATATTTGAAAATATCGAAAGACCTGAAGGCATTAAAGTAAGATATCAAGATATCGATGGTAATTTTATAGAAGAAGAATTACACGGTTATCAAGCAAGAATATTTCAACATGAATTTGATCATCTCGAAGGAATATTGTTTACAGATAAATTGCCGATTATAAAAAAAACAATGGTGAAAAAAGATTTGATAAAATTAATAGAAAAAGGTAAAAAACGAGCTTTAGAATTGGGTGATGTTTAA
- the fmt gene encoding methionyl-tRNA formyltransferase, which yields MAEKDKFKIVFMGTPEFGATILETLIKNGYNIIGVFSQPDKPRGRGLKLSSTPVKSVCLKYDLPVFQPGSVNKGEGFETLLNLNPNIIITAAYGKILKKKVLDLPQKGCWNVHASLLPKYRGAAPIQRAIENGEKETGITIFKMIEALDAGDIAIQKSISIDIDDNFEAVYNKLIGLAKETVLEFLERFDSFILKPQNEKEVIYAEKITQKDLKVEFNWKAEKVHNKIRAYDPIPGSFALINNEKAKIFGSKLLLANSLSDLNNEYENGTIFAKDEEAILVKCKDGVVKIKEIQFPNKKRISTIDAINGRKIKIGDKFY from the coding sequence ATGGCTGAAAAAGATAAATTTAAAATAGTTTTTATGGGGACTCCAGAATTTGGAGCAACTATTTTAGAAACGCTAATAAAAAATGGATATAATATCATCGGTGTATTTTCACAGCCAGATAAACCCAGAGGTCGTGGATTAAAATTAAGTTCAACACCTGTAAAATCTGTTTGTCTGAAGTATGATTTACCAGTGTTTCAGCCAGGTTCTGTTAATAAAGGAGAAGGATTTGAAACACTTTTAAATTTAAATCCAAATATTATAATTACAGCAGCATATGGAAAAATTCTTAAGAAAAAGGTTTTAGATTTGCCCCAAAAAGGTTGTTGGAATGTTCATGCTTCACTACTACCTAAATATAGAGGAGCCGCTCCCATTCAAAGGGCCATAGAAAATGGAGAAAAAGAAACAGGAATAACCATTTTTAAAATGATAGAAGCGTTAGATGCTGGGGATATTGCAATTCAAAAATCTATATCAATCGATATTGATGATAATTTTGAGGCTGTTTATAATAAGTTAATTGGTTTAGCTAAAGAAACCGTTTTGGAATTCTTAGAAAGATTTGATAGCTTTATCCTTAAACCTCAAAACGAAAAAGAAGTGATCTATGCAGAAAAGATTACACAAAAAGATTTGAAAGTGGAGTTTAATTGGAAAGCAGAAAAAGTCCACAATAAAATAAGAGCTTATGATCCCATACCAGGAAGTTTTGCATTAATAAATAATGAGAAAGCTAAAATATTTGGTTCAAAACTTTTATTAGCAAATAGTTTATCTGATTTAAATAATGAGTATGAGAACGGCACTATCTTTGCTAAAGATGAAGAAGCCATATTAGTAAAATGTAAAGATGGTGTAGTTAAGATAAAAGAAATACAGTTTCCAAATAAAAAAAGAATTTCAACTATTGATGCAATAAATGGCAGAAAGATTAAAATAGGGGATAAATTTTATTGA
- a CDS encoding ABC transporter ATP-binding protein has translation MISVKGLKFSYGNNFKLNIENLKIEKGDIISIIGPNGSGKSTLIKIFSGILRNYSGDVYIDNEDLKSYNYRELSKKIAVVPQEFNTLFDYDIESIISTARIPYSKRISFFESIEDRKIIEEVINLVGLKNLKNKPFLLLSGGEKQKVMIARAFAQKTPVLLLDEFSSHLDPGYTQNLLKLVRAMVRKENKTVLAVFHDVNNAALFSDKIIVMNEGNIKYVGTPKDIFKESIMKEIFDIEVYIINHPLKNIPQILFK, from the coding sequence ATGATATCTGTAAAAGGGTTGAAATTTAGTTATGGGAATAATTTTAAATTGAATATAGAAAATCTAAAAATAGAAAAAGGAGACATCATTTCTATAATAGGTCCTAATGGTTCAGGTAAAAGTACTTTGATTAAGATATTTAGTGGAATTCTGCGAAACTATTCTGGGGATGTATACATAGATAACGAAGATTTAAAAAGTTATAATTATAGGGAATTATCTAAAAAGATAGCCGTAGTTCCTCAAGAATTTAACACTTTGTTTGATTATGACATAGAAAGTATAATCTCTACTGCAAGAATACCTTACTCTAAAAGAATAAGTTTTTTTGAATCTATAGAAGACAGAAAAATTATTGAAGAAGTTATTAATTTAGTTGGATTAAAAAATCTAAAAAACAAACCTTTTTTGCTTCTCTCAGGGGGAGAAAAACAAAAAGTCATGATTGCAAGGGCATTTGCTCAAAAAACCCCAGTTTTATTGTTAGATGAGTTTTCTTCTCATTTAGATCCTGGCTATACCCAAAATTTGTTGAAATTAGTAAGAGCTATGGTAAGAAAAGAAAATAAAACAGTTTTAGCAGTTTTCCACGATGTAAACAACGCTGCTTTATTTTCTGATAAAATAATAGTAATGAATGAAGGAAATATTAAATATGTAGGAACACCAAAAGATATATTCAAAGAATCTATAATGAAGGAGATTTTTGATATTGAAGTATATATTATTAATCATCCTTTGAAGAATATACCTCAGATTTTGTTCAAATAA
- a CDS encoding Rrf2 family transcriptional regulator → MSLTIKSCYAIRGLYYLCKLQNEQEQGKSKHTPIYKISEKTAIPNEFLAKIFAELKKAGIIESERGKFGGFILKKNPEDIKLSEIVKILEEPLNSYNCVSKGYCIEQETCPTDFVWKKVQKAIFSELSKITLKDIIEYGKKKEKSNSKLSDSWET, encoded by the coding sequence ATGTCGTTAACTATCAAAAGTTGTTACGCTATAAGGGGATTATACTATTTATGCAAACTACAAAATGAGCAAGAACAAGGAAAATCAAAACATACACCTATATACAAAATTTCAGAAAAGACTGCGATCCCAAATGAATTTTTAGCGAAAATATTCGCAGAATTGAAAAAGGCAGGAATCATCGAATCCGAAAGAGGCAAATTTGGAGGGTTCATTCTAAAAAAGAACCCTGAAGATATAAAACTCTCTGAAATAGTAAAAATATTAGAAGAACCTTTAAACTCTTACAATTGTGTTTCAAAAGGATATTGCATAGAACAAGAGACCTGTCCTACAGATTTCGTTTGGAAAAAGGTTCAAAAAGCTATATTTTCCGAATTATCTAAGATTACCTTGAAAGATATTATAGAATACGGAAAAAAGAAGGAAAAATCAAATAGTAAACTCAGTGACTCTTGGGAAACTTAA
- a CDS encoding 2-phosphosulfolactate phosphatase — MYLLPQEPFKEHEIYVLIDILRATSSISTLIHCGVEEVFICEEVDTARELKPLGYLIAGERNAIKIEGFDFGNSPIEFLKYSDTIRKKPIALTTTNGAKTMKIINAHGNVIALSLLNFTSVLNFLLEKKYQKVGIVCSGTDGNISLEDCYAAGLFLKKLLEKEDYEINDGAKLVLKLSDTKKRDIANSFHALRLKKLGFKEDVDFCFEMDMFNIIPFAKKSTYTFRNLYTANLNG; from the coding sequence GTGTATTTGTTGCCTCAGGAACCATTTAAAGAGCACGAAATATATGTACTCATAGATATTTTACGAGCTACTTCAAGCATATCTACCTTGATTCATTGCGGAGTGGAGGAGGTGTTTATTTGCGAAGAAGTTGATACTGCCAGAGAACTTAAACCTTTGGGCTATTTAATTGCAGGGGAAAGAAATGCTATTAAAATAGAAGGCTTCGATTTTGGGAATTCTCCAATAGAATTTCTTAAATATTCTGATACAATAAGAAAAAAGCCCATTGCTTTAACTACAACAAACGGAGCAAAAACTATGAAAATAATTAATGCTCATGGAAACGTAATTGCCCTTTCATTACTAAATTTTACGTCTGTTTTGAATTTTTTGTTAGAAAAGAAGTACCAAAAGGTAGGTATCGTATGTTCTGGAACAGATGGAAATATTTCACTTGAAGATTGTTATGCAGCTGGACTTTTTTTAAAAAAACTCTTAGAAAAAGAGGATTATGAAATAAACGATGGAGCCAAGTTAGTTTTAAAGCTTTCAGATACTAAGAAAAGAGATATAGCAAATTCATTTCACGCACTTAGATTAAAAAAGTTAGGATTCAAAGAGGATGTGGACTTTTGCTTTGAAATGGATATGTTTAACATCATTCCATTTGCAAAAAAGAGTACTTATACTTTTAGAAATTTATATACGGCAAATTTAAATGGATAA
- the surE gene encoding 5'/3'-nucleotidase SurE produces the protein MNILISNDDGIMSPGIITLKEYLSRKHNVYVVAPDIERSATGHAITVRNPLWAKEVKFGDIFFGHAVNGTPADCVKIGLDAIYKNVKFDVVVSGINKGANLGTDILYSGTVSAALEGAINGYPSLAVSCVEYVNPNFEDGAKIVLDLLENLNFKDWPEFTTLNVNIPKISYDEIKGIKVTKQSKRRYEDYFEERKDPFGNSYYWMLGNIIEDDDDPNSDYNIISQGYVSVTPLSVFMTRYDFMDELKKQLEV, from the coding sequence ATGAATATATTAATTTCTAACGATGATGGGATAATGTCCCCAGGAATTATAACTTTAAAGGAGTATCTTTCGCGCAAGCATAACGTATATGTGGTTGCACCAGACATAGAAAGAAGTGCCACAGGACATGCTATAACAGTAAGAAATCCATTATGGGCAAAAGAAGTGAAGTTTGGGGATATCTTTTTTGGTCATGCGGTTAATGGAACGCCTGCAGATTGTGTTAAAATAGGGCTTGATGCGATATACAAAAATGTAAAATTTGATGTGGTTGTGTCTGGAATAAATAAAGGAGCAAATTTAGGAACAGATATTCTATATTCGGGAACTGTATCTGCAGCTTTAGAAGGAGCAATAAATGGTTACCCTTCTTTAGCCGTTTCTTGTGTTGAATATGTCAATCCAAATTTTGAAGATGGTGCCAAAATAGTTTTAGATTTACTTGAAAATCTGAACTTTAAAGATTGGCCAGAGTTCACTACATTAAATGTTAATATTCCAAAGATAAGTTATGATGAAATAAAGGGAATAAAAGTTACTAAGCAAAGTAAAAGAAGATATGAGGATTATTTTGAAGAGAGGAAAGATCCTTTTGGGAATTCTTATTATTGGATGTTAGGAAACATTATAGAAGACGATGATGATCCGAACTCAGATTATAACATTATAAGTCAAGGTTATGTTTCAGTAACTCCTTTAAGTGTATTTATGACACGTTATGATTTTATGGACGAATTAAAAAAGCAATTGGAGGTCTGA
- a CDS encoding nucleotidyltransferase: protein MKVLGVIVEYNPFHNGHLYHLQQSKALINPDYVVAVMSGNFVQRGEPAIIDKVSRSEIAVKMGIDIVFELPFVYSIQDASGFAVGAIGTLERTGVVTDIAFGSESSDLETLKNISDILTNQPKKFKKLLNKHLKEGLSFPNARKYALNEYLESLYAEKNIIDILEKSNDILAIEYLNSLKLYNSEIIPHTIKRIKAEYNEKNFTGEISSATAIRAIIQKNDFELIKKALPEVSYEILRREISLKKAPIFFEDMRDMILAKLRMMKREELLEIDGIKEGLDRRFLDCSNSSSTLFELLECVKTKRFTLTRLKRTLLKIFFNLKENEVRRYDKYGPQYLRVLAFNNKGQKLLNHIKKVSKYPLITTPSKYKRIYYKLNNDCLKTDKKYISYPEIFLTQIEYDFLATNIYSLLYKDYNLANSEIDIKKTVMKQ from the coding sequence TTGAAAGTTTTAGGTGTTATAGTTGAATATAATCCTTTTCACAATGGCCATTTATATCACTTGCAGCAATCCAAAGCCCTTATAAATCCAGATTATGTTGTAGCTGTAATGAGTGGAAATTTTGTCCAGCGCGGCGAACCTGCTATAATTGATAAGGTTTCAAGGTCAGAAATAGCGGTAAAGATGGGGATAGATATAGTTTTTGAATTACCTTTTGTGTATTCTATTCAAGATGCAAGTGGTTTCGCTGTTGGTGCCATAGGTACTTTAGAAAGAACGGGTGTCGTAACTGACATTGCTTTCGGAAGCGAATCATCAGATTTAGAAACATTAAAAAATATCTCAGATATTTTGACTAATCAACCAAAAAAATTTAAAAAACTTTTGAATAAACACCTAAAAGAAGGCTTGTCTTTTCCTAATGCAAGAAAGTATGCTTTAAATGAATATTTAGAAAGTTTATACGCTGAGAAAAATATAATAGATATTTTAGAAAAATCAAACGACATACTTGCCATAGAATATTTAAATTCCTTAAAGTTATATAATTCTGAAATAATTCCACATACGATAAAACGTATAAAAGCTGAATATAATGAAAAGAATTTTACAGGTGAAATTTCAAGTGCAACCGCAATTAGAGCTATAATCCAAAAAAACGATTTTGAGTTGATCAAAAAAGCGTTACCAGAGGTTTCATATGAAATATTGCGAAGAGAGATAAGTTTAAAAAAGGCTCCTATTTTTTTTGAAGATATGCGAGATATGATTTTAGCAAAATTAAGGATGATGAAAAGAGAAGAACTATTGGAAATAGACGGTATAAAAGAAGGTTTAGATAGAAGATTTTTAGACTGTTCTAATTCTTCTTCAACTCTATTTGAATTATTAGAATGTGTCAAGACAAAAAGATTTACTTTAACGCGACTTAAAAGAACCTTATTAAAAATATTTTTTAATTTAAAAGAAAATGAAGTAAGAAGATATGACAAATATGGTCCTCAATACCTGAGAGTTTTAGCTTTTAATAACAAGGGACAAAAATTATTAAATCATATAAAGAAAGTAAGCAAATACCCCTTAATAACAACTCCTTCTAAATATAAAAGAATTTATTATAAACTGAATAATGACTGCTTAAAAACGGATAAAAAGTATATTTCTTATCCCGAAATTTTTTTAACTCAAATAGAATATGACTTTTTAGCAACAAATATATATTCTTTATTATACAAAGACTATAATTTAGCTAACTCTGAAATTGATATAAAAAAGACTGTGATGAAACAATAG
- a CDS encoding histidine phosphatase family protein, with protein sequence MDLYLVRHGTTLWNKEGIWQGQRDIELDNEGISQAQAAAERFKKVEINDIYCSGLKRAIKTAEIINNYHHLTIKKDPDLNECNIGHWDGKKLEDILQNYKDELEYWHRDPWALVEGIEALGDVQNRAVRALKRIIKQHELSQRILVVAHGLAIRTIICWILNIPLNEHTTFRIDNASVSHIIYESNHKYTLASLNETWHLEYYGLKTYVTPEEKEID encoded by the coding sequence TTGGATTTATACTTAGTTAGACATGGAACAACACTTTGGAATAAAGAAGGAATATGGCAAGGTCAAAGAGATATCGAGCTGGATAATGAAGGAATAAGTCAAGCTCAAGCAGCAGCAGAAAGGTTTAAGAAAGTTGAAATAAACGATATATATTGTTCGGGATTAAAAAGAGCAATAAAAACTGCAGAGATAATTAATAACTATCATCATCTAACTATAAAAAAAGATCCTGATTTAAATGAATGTAACATAGGCCATTGGGATGGTAAAAAATTAGAAGATATACTGCAAAATTACAAAGACGAATTGGAATATTGGCATAGAGATCCTTGGGCTTTAGTAGAAGGTATAGAAGCTTTAGGGGATGTTCAAAACAGGGCGGTAAGAGCTCTAAAGAGAATAATAAAGCAACATGAATTAAGTCAAAGAATATTAGTTGTTGCACATGGACTTGCTATAAGGACTATTATTTGTTGGATATTAAACATTCCACTTAATGAACATACCACTTTTAGAATAGACAACGCTTCTGTATCTCATATTATATACGAAAGTAACCACAAATATACTTTAGCTTCCTTGAATGAAACTTGGCATCTTGAATACTATGGTCTTAAAACATATGTTACTCCAGAAGAAAAGGAGATAGATTAA
- the guaA gene encoding glutamine-hydrolyzing GMP synthase yields the protein MEKILIIDFGSQYTQLLAKRIRELGAYSEVIQYDDKISLKDVKGIILSGGPDSVYDELAPDIPKEILNSNIPILGICYGMQLLAKLLGGKVEQIGIAEYGKTKIRIVEKTKLFENIDKEFNVWMSHKDTVTNLPESFKIISKTDNGIIAAFENQKNKIYGIQFHPEVRHTDFGNNILKNFVIKICKMQGNWTLIDFVEEKIKEIRNIAKNKKAIIALSGGVDSSVAAMLTYKAIGHNLKAIFVNHGLLRLNEAEEVKSTFKDYYGINLTVVNAEDRFLKRLKGITDPEEKRKIIGEEFIRVFEEEAKKDENYDFLVQGTIYSDVIESAKSGKKTYKIKSHHNVGGLPDQINLKLIEPLRELFKDEVRSVGEILGLPKEILYRHPFPGPGLAIRIIGEVTKEKLQLLKKVDDIFIKTLRETGWYEKVWQAFAVLTPIKTVGVTGDKRNYGYLVALRAVDSIEGMTADWSKIPYEILDTVSRRITNQVEEITRVVYDISSKPPSTIEWE from the coding sequence ATGGAAAAAATTCTTATTATAGATTTTGGCTCACAGTATACACAACTTCTTGCAAAGAGAATAAGGGAATTGGGAGCTTATTCTGAGGTTATCCAATATGATGATAAAATATCCTTGAAAGATGTAAAAGGTATAATATTGTCTGGGGGGCCTGATAGTGTTTATGATGAATTAGCACCTGATATACCAAAAGAAATATTAAATTCGAATATTCCTATTTTAGGTATTTGTTATGGGATGCAACTTTTAGCTAAGCTTTTAGGTGGAAAAGTTGAACAAATAGGTATTGCTGAATATGGAAAAACAAAAATAAGAATCGTAGAAAAGACGAAACTGTTTGAAAATATAGATAAAGAATTTAACGTATGGATGAGCCACAAAGACACGGTTACTAATCTTCCTGAAAGTTTCAAAATAATTTCTAAAACGGATAATGGAATAATAGCAGCTTTTGAAAACCAAAAAAATAAAATATATGGTATTCAATTCCATCCCGAAGTTAGGCACACTGATTTTGGAAACAATATTTTAAAAAATTTTGTAATAAAAATATGCAAAATGCAAGGTAATTGGACACTTATAGATTTTGTTGAAGAAAAAATAAAAGAAATAAGAAATATTGCAAAAAATAAAAAAGCTATTATAGCTTTATCTGGTGGTGTAGATTCTTCTGTTGCTGCTATGCTTACTTATAAAGCAATTGGACATAATTTAAAGGCCATTTTTGTAAACCATGGCTTATTAAGGTTAAATGAAGCTGAAGAAGTAAAAAGCACTTTCAAAGATTATTATGGAATAAATTTAACTGTTGTAAATGCGGAAGATAGATTTTTAAAAAGATTAAAAGGTATTACGGATCCTGAGGAAAAACGCAAAATTATTGGAGAAGAATTTATCAGAGTATTTGAAGAAGAAGCTAAAAAAGATGAAAATTACGATTTTCTTGTACAAGGAACAATCTATTCTGATGTAATAGAAAGTGCAAAATCTGGGAAAAAAACTTACAAAATAAAAAGTCACCACAATGTGGGTGGTTTACCTGATCAAATAAACTTAAAATTAATAGAACCCCTTAGGGAACTTTTTAAAGATGAGGTACGAAGTGTAGGAGAAATTTTAGGTTTACCCAAAGAAATATTATATCGTCATCCGTTTCCAGGCCCTGGACTTGCTATTAGAATAATAGGAGAAGTCACAAAAGAAAAGTTACAGTTATTGAAAAAAGTAGATGATATTTTCATTAAAACGCTTAGAGAAACTGGATGGTATGAGAAAGTTTGGCAAGCTTTTGCGGTGTTAACTCCAATAAAAACTGTAGGAGTTACAGGAGACAAAAGAAATTATGGGTATTTAGTTGCTTTAAGGGCAGTTGATAGTATAGAAGGCATGACAGCTGATTGGTCCAAAATTCCTTATGAAATATTAGATACAGTTTCAAGAAGGATAACAAACCAAGTTGAAGAGATTACAAGGGTGGTTTATGATATATCATCAAAACCACCTTCCACAATTGAATGGGAATGA
- a CDS encoding TatD family hydrolase, translated as MNYIDTHCHILLKQFDDDRNEVLKKIDEELDFYIEIGINIETSRKIVDFVKQQYKAYGTVGIHPTESENIKKETLEEIEKLSLSSKIVAIGEIGLDFYWNTSKQDQYKVFDAQMEIARKIDKPVVLHIRQAYNQTYEFLKKIPLPKKVGVVHCFSDTWETAKKFLDMGFYLGFDGPITYPNNKELREVVEKTPLDKILPETDSPFLPPVPYRGQRNNPIYVKFVYEKIAEIKNKNIEEMKEILGNNAKNLFFE; from the coding sequence TTGAATTATATAGATACCCATTGTCATATACTTCTCAAACAATTTGATGATGATAGAAATGAAGTATTAAAAAAAATTGATGAAGAATTGGATTTTTATATAGAGATAGGTATTAATATAGAAACGTCTCGAAAAATCGTTGATTTTGTTAAACAGCAATACAAAGCTTATGGCACCGTTGGCATTCATCCTACAGAAAGCGAAAATATAAAAAAAGAGACTTTAGAAGAAATAGAAAAACTATCTTTGTCATCTAAAATCGTTGCTATTGGAGAAATTGGGTTAGATTTCTATTGGAATACAAGTAAACAAGACCAGTATAAAGTTTTTGACGCTCAAATGGAAATAGCTAGAAAAATAGATAAACCCGTTGTTTTGCATATAAGGCAAGCATATAATCAAACATATGAATTTTTAAAGAAAATCCCACTTCCAAAAAAAGTCGGTGTAGTGCATTGTTTTTCTGATACTTGGGAGACTGCTAAGAAGTTTTTAGATATGGGATTCTATCTTGGATTTGATGGACCTATAACATATCCCAATAACAAAGAGCTAAGAGAAGTTGTAGAAAAGACACCTTTAGACAAAATTCTTCCTGAAACCGATTCGCCTTTTTTGCCTCCTGTACCTTACCGAGGTCAAAGAAACAATCCTATATATGTAAAATTCGTTTATGAAAAGATTGCCGAGATAAAAAATAAAAACATAGAAGAAATGAAAGAAATATTAGGTAACAACGCCAAAAATTTATTCTTTGAATAA